Part of the Brevibacillus brevis genome is shown below.
CTTATCTCCCCCAAGAGTCCACATCGACGGGGAGGTTTGGCACCTCGATGTCGGCTCATCGCATCCTGGGGCTGAAGTAGGTCCCAAGGGTTGGGCTGTTCGCCCATTAAAGCGGTACGCGAGCTGGGTTCAGAACGTCGTGAGACAGTTCGGTCCCTATCTGTCGCGGGCGTAGGAAGTTTGAGGAGAGCTGTCCTTAGTACGAGAGGACCGGGATGGACGCACCGCTGGTGCACCAGTTGTCACGCCAGTGGCACAGCTGGGTAGCTATGTGCGGACGGGATAAGCGCTGAAAGCATCTAAGCGTGAAGCCCCCTCCAAGATGAGACTTCCCACAGCGTTAAGCTGGTAAGACCCCTCATAGACGATGAGGTTGATAGGTTCGGTGTGGAAGCGCGGCAACGCGTGGAGCTGACGAATACTAATCGGTCGAGGGCTTATCCACACAATCTTGGCAATCATGCAGATCCAGTTTTGAAGGAATGGGAAAAGAAAGCTGTATTCTCTGTTACTTGAAAAAGTAGCGGTGAATACAGCTTTCTTTGCGTTCGGGCGGTGGCGTTCCATCGAGTCAGATCTCTTATTTTGGTGGAAGCGGAATCTTTTGCTTTTTCAAATCTAATTCAAAAAAATAGATGCTCTAATGAATCTATCTATGACATCATGTCTGTCTATTGGCCCAAGCCAAGAGGTGGATGAAATGGAGGAAAGCAAGGTGAATCCAACGCTTCGAAAGATCGCCATGGGTCTAATGGTACTGGCCGTGGTGACCGGATGCTCAAGCAATCCTGAAAATTCTAACAGGAGAAATAGCCAGGCTGCCCGAGCCGTGCCTGTAGAGGTGAAAAAAGCAACACAGGAAGAATTTGCGGTGCAGATGAATCTATCGGGACGGCTGGAAGCGATCCAGCAGGTCGATGTTCCTTCCAAGGCTACGGGCCGGGTCCAGAAGCTGCTTGTAAAGGTAGGGGACCAGGTCAAGAGTGGGCAACCGATTGCCGTCTTGGACGGAGAGGAGCTGCAGATTCAGCTGCAAAAGGCGCAAGCATCCATGATGTCAGCGAAGGCCAAATACGCAGAGGCGACAGAAGGAACAGACGCGGAGACGCTTGCGCAGACAGCCAATTCGCTGGCGGACCTGCAGAACAAGGCAAACGCCGCGAAAGTAGATCTGGAGCGTTCGGAAAAACTGTTCAGCGAAGGCGCCATTTCCACGGCAGAGGTGGAGAAAGCCCGATTGGCGTTGACGACGGCTTTGACCAACCTGGAGAATCAGAAGCAAAAAGCGCAGCAAGAGAAAAAAGGTCCGACGAAAGCAGAATTGGACAGTGCAGCGGCAACGCTCAAGCAGTCTGAAGCGGATTACGCCTTGTCCCAGTTAAATGTGGCCAATCTAACGATCAAGTCGCCGATCGATGGCGTGATCGGCTCTCTGTCCGCTACAGTCGGGGAAAACGTATCAAACAACGCGGTCGTAGCGCAAGTGATCAATATCTCTACCATGAAAGTCACTGCGAAGGCTAGCGAGGGGCAAGTGGGCCAATTCGAGCCGGGGCAGACCGTGACGGTGAAGGTCCCATCAGCCAATATGACGGTGAATGGAAAAATCACGTCCGTCAGCCCGTTGGCGGATTCGAGCAAGTCATACCCGATCGAGATCGAGGTAGAGAATAAGGAGTTGCGGGCAAAAGCAGGGATGGTCGCTTCAATTGAAGTGAAAGGAAATCCACACAAAGCCATCGTGGTTCCACGCGAGGCTGTCATTACGAAAGCCCAAAGCTCGTATGTATTCGTAGTCGAAGGAGAAAAAGCGAAACAAGTGACAGTCACAACAGGGGAATCCGATGGAACGAAAATCGAGATCCTGAGCGGACTGCAGGGCGGGGAGTCCGTGGTGGTGCAGGGTCAGAATACCCTGACAGACAATTCGACCGTAGCGGTCATCGATCCGACCCAGCTGCAAAACGGTGGAGGAAAAAAGGCAGGGAATCGCGGCCAGGGCAGCGGGGCCGGTCAGCAAGGCGGCGCTGGTCGGCAAGATGGTGCGGCTCAGCAAGGTGAAGCGGGTCAACAAGGCGGCGCCGGTCAGCAAGGTGAAGCGGTTCAACAAGGCGGCAGGGGTCAGCAAGGTGGAGCCGGTCGCCAAGGGGGAGAAAGCCAGCAAGGCGGACAGGGCACTTCGGGTGGACAAGCCAACCCTGGCGGACAAACCAACAGCACAGGCACCCCCGAGCCAACGGCAACTCCAAAAGGATAGGTGATCCCCATGCATATATCGGAACGAGCCATTCGACGACCCGTCACGGTCATGATGGGCGTCCTCATCGTGATTATCTTGGGAATCATGTCGCTGAGCCGGATTCCTATCGATTTGTACCCAAAAATTGAAATACCGACCATCGCCGTCATCACCAGTTATTCGGGGGTAGGTCCCGAAGAAATGGAGAATCTCGTCACCAAGCCGATCGAACAGGCCGTCGCGACGGTCGCTGGCATCAAGTCGGTGAGCTCCACCTCCAGGGAAGGGAATTCGATGGTCATCGTAGAGTTCAATTACGGGGTGGATTTGGACAAGGCCGTCACGGAAGTCACGCAAAAAGTCGAGCGTGCGAAGCGCTCCTTGCCGGACGACGTGGACTCTCCGACGGTGGCCCGAATGGACCCGAACAGTACGGCCGTACTGACCTTGGCGGTGTCGGCAGACATGGGAGCCGACCAACTGAAAAGCTACGTGCAAGACCAGATCGCCCCTGCGCTGGAGAGGGTGAACGGCGTCGCTTCCGTGACTGTATCCGGCGGTTTGGACCGGGAAATCAAGGTGGTTGTCGATCAGAGCAAACTGGAGCAGTACGGAATCACGGTCTCGGATATCAGCCAGCAGCTGAAGAGCCAAAACATGGACTCTTCCGGCGGGAACATCACGGAGGGCGGCGTGTCTTACACCGTCCGTTCTCTGGGGAAATTCAAGTCGGTAGACGACATCCGCAAGGTATCGATTCCGTTGAAGGACGGAAGCCGGATCTTCCTCGAAGATGTGGCGCAAATTCAGGACGGATTCAAAGAAGTATCCATCGAAAACACCATGAACAATCAGACGACGGTCACGCTCTCGATCATGAAGCAGTCGGGAACCAACACGGTTGCGGTCGTGGATGACTTGTACGCCGAGATGGTCAAGCAAAGGATGAGCATGCCGCAGTCGATGTCTGTCATGGCGCTCTCCGATCAGTCGTCGTTTATTCGCGCGTCTATCAACACGCTGGTTCATGACACCCTCATCGGAGGGGTGCTGGCGATCCTGATCATCTTGCTGTTCCTGAAAAGCGCGAGCAATACCGTCATTATCGCCACGGCGATCCCGATCTCGGTCATTTCCACGTTTACGCTCATGTATTTTGCCGACATGTCGATCAACATCATGAGCTTGGGCGGTTTGACGCTGGGGATCGGGATGATCGTCGACGACGCGATCGTCGTTTTGGAAAACATCCATCGGCACCGGGAGACCGGCCTTTCCATCAAGGATTCGGCTGTCAAAGGTACCAAGGAAGTGGCGATGCCCGTTATCGCTGCGACTTTGACGACTGTCGCGGTCTTTTTCCCGATCGTGTTTGTGGAAGGCGTCACTGCACAGATGTTCAGAGACCTCGGGGTCACGGTGTCGTTCTCCCTGCTCGCGTCTCTGATCGTCTCGCTGACGGTCACCCCTATGCTGACGGCCAAATGGACCACTTCGCATAAGAAAGACATGCTGAAAGCCGCACAGGCGGATTCACCGAAACACTCGCGCGTCCTGTCGACGTACAGACGCATCCTGAACTGGTCCCTGCATCACCGCAAATCGGTCCTGGCGATCGGGATCGCGTCGCTGGTGGCGGGCGTTGGTCTGATTCCGTTTATCGGGTCCGAATTCATGCCGACGTCCGATCAGGGGCAAATCAACGTCTCCATCTCCATGCCGAACGGGACGGAGCTGGAGAAGACGAGGGAAGCGGTCACGCAAGCGCAGGCGATTTTGTCGACCATTCCCGAGGTGAAGACCATCTTTACGGCAGTGGGCTCGACGAATGCTACCCGCGGCAACTCCGCCTCGACTTCAGCGGGTTCCTTTCTGCTGATCCTCTCCGACAAATCGGAGCGGCAACGGTCGACCGCGGAAGTCACAGACGAAATCAGACAAAAGCTCAACCGCTTTCCCGGGGCAAGGCTCAGGGTCAGCGAGGCCGGGGGCACAACCTTGCCTGGCATGGGCGGTGGCGGCGGACAGTTCGGCGGCGCTTCGCCGATTTCCTACGCGATCCGCGGAAACGACGAAGATACGTTGAAGGAAGTAGCAGAGGGCCTGACGGCGGCGATCGCAGAAGTGCCCGGTGTGCGGGAAGCCGACAACAACCTCGAAGAGTCCCGCCCGGAAATCCAGGTGAAGCTGGACCGGGTGCGCGCCGCTGATTTGGGCGTTACACAAAGCCTCATTTCCAGCACGATTCAGACGGCCTTAAAAGACCAGGTCGCGACGAAATACGAGACGGCAGGGACGGAAGTGGACGTGACGCTCAGCCTTAGCGACGGTCAGGCGAGCAGCATGCAGGATATCGGAAACCTGCTGCTGACGACGCCAAAAGGAGAGCTGATCCAGATCAAGGATGTGGCGGATGTCGTCATGGCAGCCGGTCCACAGGCGATTCAGCGCTACAACCAGACCCGCGTGGTCAACGTCACCGCGGCGACGGCTCCCGGTCAAGACTTGGGAAGCGTGACAGCCGCAATCGATCAAGTGTTGGCCACTTATCCGATTCCGCCGGGCTACACAATTGAGAAGCAAGGTCAGAACCAGCAGATGGATGAGTCGACCAAGAGCATGCTGATCGCGTTTGGCCTTGCCATTGTACTGGTGTACATCATTCTGGCCGCCCAGTTTGAATCGATGGTCTATCCGCTTTCCATTATGCTTTCCGTTCCGCTGTCCATTTTCGGGGCGACATTCAGCCTCTGGGTGACGGGACGGCCGATCAGCGTCCCCGCCTTTATCGGGCTGATCCTGCTGGCAGGGCTGGTCGTGCGCAATGCGATCGTGTTGATCGACTTTACCAACATCCTGCGCCGCGAAGGGATGGAGCGGACGGAGGCATTGCTCACCGCAGGTCCTGTTCGTTTGCGCCCGATCCTGATGACGACGTTTTGTACCGTGCTGGCACTTTTGCCGCTGGCGCTCGGACTGGGGGAAGGGGCGGAAAGCCAGGCACCCATGGCGACGGTGGTCATCGGAGGGTTGCTGTTTTCTACCATGCTTACCCTTGTTGTGATCCCGGTCGTTTATGCTATGCTTGATGATATGTCGATCCGTTTGAAAAAAGTGGTGCGGATCACGCTGCCGTTTCGCAAGCCAAAAACGGTGGGCATGGAAAAATAAGGAGCTTGGGTAAGCGGCTTTGCAGATGAAAGAGGGATTGATATGCTGATTCTTGCAGTAGAGGATGAGCAAGCCCTGCTTCAGGCGATCGCCGGAGTCCTCTCGGATGAAGGCTACCAAGTGGACACCGCCGAGCGTGGAGACGACGGGCTTTTGCTGGCCCAGCGGGGAATTTACGACCTGCTGGTGCTCGATATCATGATGCCGGGAATGGACGGGCTGACTATGGTCAAAACGCTCCGTGCGAAGGGGATTACGACGCCGGTGCTGTTTTTGACGGCAAAGGACAGCGTGAAGTCCCGCGTGGAAGGTCTGGACGCGGGGGCGGACGACTACCTGGTCAAGCCGTTTGCCGCGGAAGAACTGACTGCCCGTGCGAGAGCGCTTCTGCGCCGCAACGGCAAAACAGGAGCGGAGGGCGAAATGTCGTACGGCCCGCTCTCCCTGAAAGTGAACGAATACGACGGCTTCATCGACGACGAGCCGATGAAGCTGACGACAAAGGAATACGAGCTGCTCAAGTACTTTTTGCAAAACCGGGAACAGATCTTGACCCGCCAGCAAATTTTTGACCGGGTGTGGGGGATCGACTCGGAAGCCAACTACGGGGTGGTCGACCTGTACGTCCACTACTTGCGGAAGAAGCTGGGGCCTTATGAAGGCTTTATCCGCACGATCCGCAACGTGGGCTACATTTTGAAGAAGGAAGAACGATAATGTTTCAAAAAACCCGGATTCGCCTGGTGGCTTTGAATGTCATCGTCGTTTTCCTGCTGCTGAACGGCTTGGGAAGCGCCGTTTACTTCACGATGAAATACCGCCTCTACTCCCAGGTGGACCACGAGCTGTCCAAGGTGGCGCAGCGATTGATGGTGGATCCGTTGCCGCGCCTCCAGCGGATCAACGAGGATCCGTTTCCGTACAACCGAAGCGAGCGCAAAAAATTCAGCGATCTGGACCGCCGGTATGCCCTGATCGTATGGGATGGGCTGGGACAAGTCATCGGCACGGCTTTCGGCGACCGCCTGGAGCCGGACGACCTGGCAGACTTTCGGCATATCGGCAAGCCGGACGGCATCGAGACCATGACGGTCGACGGGCAAGCCTTTCGCGTCCAGACAGTCACGATTCCGAAAAAGGTGGTCGTCGGCGAGCGCTTGCAGTTTGCCATGCAGTATCAAGTCGTCTACAATTTGGCCCCGGAGCAAAACATGCTGAACAGCCTGCTTTACGTCGTGGTGATCGGGGATGCCGTCAGCATCGTGATCGCGGTCGTGGCCGGCCTGTTCCTCGCCAGAAGGGCTCTCGTGCCGATCCAGGTCTCCTGGGAGAAGCAGCAGCAGTTCATCGCGGACGCCTCCCATGAGCTGCGTACGCCTTTGGCGGCCATTCTGGTCAATCTGGAGCGC
Proteins encoded:
- a CDS encoding HAMP domain-containing sensor histidine kinase translates to MFQKTRIRLVALNVIVVFLLLNGLGSAVYFTMKYRLYSQVDHELSKVAQRLMVDPLPRLQRINEDPFPYNRSERKKFSDLDRRYALIVWDGLGQVIGTAFGDRLEPDDLADFRHIGKPDGIETMTVDGQAFRVQTVTIPKKVVVGERLQFAMQYQVVYNLAPEQNMLNSLLYVVVIGDAVSIVIAVVAGLFLARRALVPIQVSWEKQQQFIADASHELRTPLAAILVNLERLFRYPDHTIEQESEKIMIGMQEARRLTKLVSDLLTLARSDSNELQIMQQKLRLDELVLKCTQVFSQMAIVKEVSLETDIEQPLEMVGDEERLHQLLVILLDNALKYTNEGGEIFVSCKREGQRVAVMVKDTGIGIPKEDIPFLFDRFFRVDKMRSRVTEGTGLGLSIAKWIVDAHHGKIQVSSEEGVGTSFLVTLPLK
- a CDS encoding efflux RND transporter permease subunit, with the translated sequence MHISERAIRRPVTVMMGVLIVIILGIMSLSRIPIDLYPKIEIPTIAVITSYSGVGPEEMENLVTKPIEQAVATVAGIKSVSSTSREGNSMVIVEFNYGVDLDKAVTEVTQKVERAKRSLPDDVDSPTVARMDPNSTAVLTLAVSADMGADQLKSYVQDQIAPALERVNGVASVTVSGGLDREIKVVVDQSKLEQYGITVSDISQQLKSQNMDSSGGNITEGGVSYTVRSLGKFKSVDDIRKVSIPLKDGSRIFLEDVAQIQDGFKEVSIENTMNNQTTVTLSIMKQSGTNTVAVVDDLYAEMVKQRMSMPQSMSVMALSDQSSFIRASINTLVHDTLIGGVLAILIILLFLKSASNTVIIATAIPISVISTFTLMYFADMSINIMSLGGLTLGIGMIVDDAIVVLENIHRHRETGLSIKDSAVKGTKEVAMPVIAATLTTVAVFFPIVFVEGVTAQMFRDLGVTVSFSLLASLIVSLTVTPMLTAKWTTSHKKDMLKAAQADSPKHSRVLSTYRRILNWSLHHRKSVLAIGIASLVAGVGLIPFIGSEFMPTSDQGQINVSISMPNGTELEKTREAVTQAQAILSTIPEVKTIFTAVGSTNATRGNSASTSAGSFLLILSDKSERQRSTAEVTDEIRQKLNRFPGARLRVSEAGGTTLPGMGGGGGQFGGASPISYAIRGNDEDTLKEVAEGLTAAIAEVPGVREADNNLEESRPEIQVKLDRVRAADLGVTQSLISSTIQTALKDQVATKYETAGTEVDVTLSLSDGQASSMQDIGNLLLTTPKGELIQIKDVADVVMAAGPQAIQRYNQTRVVNVTAATAPGQDLGSVTAAIDQVLATYPIPPGYTIEKQGQNQQMDESTKSMLIAFGLAIVLVYIILAAQFESMVYPLSIMLSVPLSIFGATFSLWVTGRPISVPAFIGLILLAGLVVRNAIVLIDFTNILRREGMERTEALLTAGPVRLRPILMTTFCTVLALLPLALGLGEGAESQAPMATVVIGGLLFSTMLTLVVIPVVYAMLDDMSIRLKKVVRITLPFRKPKTVGMEK
- a CDS encoding response regulator transcription factor codes for the protein MLILAVEDEQALLQAIAGVLSDEGYQVDTAERGDDGLLLAQRGIYDLLVLDIMMPGMDGLTMVKTLRAKGITTPVLFLTAKDSVKSRVEGLDAGADDYLVKPFAAEELTARARALLRRNGKTGAEGEMSYGPLSLKVNEYDGFIDDEPMKLTTKEYELLKYFLQNREQILTRQQIFDRVWGIDSEANYGVVDLYVHYLRKKLGPYEGFIRTIRNVGYILKKEER
- a CDS encoding efflux RND transporter periplasmic adaptor subunit, with protein sequence MEESKVNPTLRKIAMGLMVLAVVTGCSSNPENSNRRNSQAARAVPVEVKKATQEEFAVQMNLSGRLEAIQQVDVPSKATGRVQKLLVKVGDQVKSGQPIAVLDGEELQIQLQKAQASMMSAKAKYAEATEGTDAETLAQTANSLADLQNKANAAKVDLERSEKLFSEGAISTAEVEKARLALTTALTNLENQKQKAQQEKKGPTKAELDSAAATLKQSEADYALSQLNVANLTIKSPIDGVIGSLSATVGENVSNNAVVAQVINISTMKVTAKASEGQVGQFEPGQTVTVKVPSANMTVNGKITSVSPLADSSKSYPIEIEVENKELRAKAGMVASIEVKGNPHKAIVVPREAVITKAQSSYVFVVEGEKAKQVTVTTGESDGTKIEILSGLQGGESVVVQGQNTLTDNSTVAVIDPTQLQNGGGKKAGNRGQGSGAGQQGGAGRQDGAAQQGEAGQQGGAGQQGEAVQQGGRGQQGGAGRQGGESQQGGQGTSGGQANPGGQTNSTGTPEPTATPKG